TCCTTTTTCAACGGAGCCCACCGAGTACGGCGCGCTCCACTACGGACGCCTAGTGCGTGAGGATCTTGGAGAGGAAGTCCCGGGCCCGCTCACTGCGCGGGTTCGCGAAGAACTCCGCGGGCGGGGCATCCTCGACCAGTTGCCCGTCGGCCATGAAGATGACCCGGTTCGCCGCGTGCCGGGCGAAGCCCATCTCGTGCGTGACCACGACCATCGTCATGCCGTCGCTGGCCAGCGAGGTCATCACGTCGAGCACCTCGCCGACCATCTCCGGGTCCAGCGCGCTGGTCGGCTCGTCGAAGAGCATCGCCTTGGGCTGCATGGCCAGCGCCCGGGCGATGGCCGCCCGCTGCTGCTGACCGCCGGAGAGCTGGGCGGGGAACTTGTCCGCCTGGTTGGCGATGCCGACCCGGTCGAGGAGTGCCAGGCCGCGCTCGCGGGCGGCGGTCGGCTTCTCCTTGCGGACCTTGATCGGGCCGAGGGTGACGTTCTCCAGGATGGTCTTGTGCGCGAAGAGGTTGAAGGACTGGAAGACCATCCCCACCTCGCTGCGCAGCTTCGCGAGGGGCTTGCCCTCGGCCGGAAGCGGCTGGCCGTCGAAGGTGATGGTGCCGGAATTGATCGGCTCCAGTCGGTTGATGGTGCGGCACAGCGTCGACTTGCCGGAGCCGGACGGGCCGATCACCACGACCACCTCGCCCCGACCCACCGACAGCGAGACGTCGTCCAGCACGTGCAGCGGCCCGAACCACTTGTTGACCGCGTCCAGCACGATGAGCGGTTCGCCCGTCGTCACGTCGTCCACCGTCCCCTGTCATCTCCCGGATCGGGGTCGGTTGACCCCCGGTGCGGCCACTGTAGGCGGCCTGATGTGGCGGAATGCAACTCAGCGGGTCACGGAGCGGTAACACCGGCCATGATCGGCCTCGGTCGTCCGATTCTGGTCACCGTAAGGGCCACAACGGTGGCGATCGTGGCGCGTTGTCGCGATCATGGGTGGATGACCGAACCGGTACGGCTGACCCGTTACGCCCGCGGCGGCGGCTGCGCCTGCAAGATCCCGCCGGGCGAGCTGGAGATCATGGTGGCCGGTCTCGGCCCGGCAACCGGCACCGCCGAGTTGCTGGTCGGGCTGGATCACGGCGACGACGCGGCGGTGGTGCGCCTGGACGAGCGGACCGGCCTGGTCAGCACCGCCGACTTCTTCACCCCGGTGGTCGACGACGCGTACGACTGGGGTCGGATCGCCGCGGCCAACGCGCTCTCCGACGTGTACGCGATGGGTGGCACCCCGCTGATCGCGCTCAACCTGCTCTGCTGGCCGCGCGACGTGCTGCCGATGGAGTTGGCCGGCGAGGTCCTGCGCGGAGGGCAGGACGTGGCGCGGGAGGCCGGCTGCCACCTGGCGGGTGGGCACAGCGTGGACGACGACGGCCCGAAGTACGGCCTCGCGGTCACCGGCACGGTCCGGCCGGAAGAGCTCATCACCCTCGACGCCGGGCGGGCCGGGATGCCGTTGTCCCTGACGAAGCCCCTCGGGGTCGGTGTGCTGAACACCCGGCACAAGACCACCGGTGAGAGCTTCCCGGAGGCGGTGGCCACGATGAGCGCCCTCAACCGGGACGCCGCCCGCGCGGCGGTCGCCGCCGGCATCCGCTGTGGCACCGACGTGACCGGGTTCGGGTTGCTCGGGCACGCCTCGAAACTGGCCCGGTCCAGCCAGGTCACCGTGGCCATCGACACAGCCCGGGTGCCCTATCTGGCGGGGGCGCGGGAGGCGCTGCGCGACGGCCATGTCAGCGGCGGCAGCCGGCGCAACCTGGAGTGGGTGACCCCGTGGACCGACTTCGGAGCGGCTGGCGAGGGCGAACGGCTGCTGCTGGCCGACGCGCAGACCTCCGGCGGCCTGCTGGTGGCCGGAGAGGTGCCCGGCGCACCGGTGGTGGGCGAGCTGCTGCCCCGGGGCGAGCACCTCGTCGTCCTGCGCTGACCCAACCCGGCCGGCGCATCGTTCGACCTGCGGTTGTGGTCGTCGGACACGCGGCTGCGATGGTGTGGATCGGGCACCATACCCGATAAACTGTCACCTTCCCGCTACTCCGAGCAATGCTGCTCAGGGAAATTTTGCCCGGAATGGTCACAGACCGGTAACTTGCCCCCGGCTGGGGTCAAATGCCCCCCACCATCGTGTGTAAGGCCCGATTCGGAGGCCGGTGGGGACGAACGCAGCGAGGAGGCGGAATGACCGAGCTGTGGAACTGGAGAATCGACGGGGCTCAACCCGTGGAGGTCTACCCGGCGCTGGCCGAGGCGCTTGGCCGGGTGGTGATGCCGCTGGCGGTGGCCGACCCGGCCCGGTTGCCGGCGTACGCGGTGGTGTGTGACGTCTGGCAGGCGCCGGGCGAGTTCGCGACGGTGGTGGATTGCTACGGGGTGCCCGATCAGCTCCCCGAGCACGCCAGCATCGCCGCGCTCGCACGACTGCTGGGCCGCAACTGCCTGTTGCGCGACGACACACTCGACGCGGGCCGGCACCTGCTCGTGGCTCCGGACGGCACGGTCCGTCCGGTGCATTTCGACGTGCGGGACACCGACGACGGTGAGGTGCTCAGCAGGTGGCGGCTCTGCACGCTGGGCGACCCGGGCTGCCGGGGCTGGTCGCAGTGTCACCGCTCACGTTGGGCGCCCGACACGGTCGCCCCGGCGCTCGCCGCGGCCTGACCCTCTCCAGGGTCAGGTCCCGGTCGGCCGGGGTGCCGCGCCGGTCCGTCAGACAGGGCTGGCGTTCAGTGGGAGGCGGTGGCCTGCCGGTCCGGGGTGCCCGAGCCGGCACCCCGCACCACCAACTGGTCGAGCAGGGTGCGGGTCGCCTCGGCCACGGTGGCCACCGCGGCGTCGAACGCGGCGGCGTTGTGCGCGGCGGGCGCCCGGAAGCCAGAGATCTTCCGGACGTACTGCAGCGCCGCCGCCTCGACGTCCGCGTCGGTCACCTGCGGGGTGAACGGCTCACGCAAGGTCTTGATGCTCCGGCACATGTGCGCTCCTCTCGGGTTGCCACTCGTGGTGCCGATGGCTGTACCGACGGTGACACTGGGTCGATATTTGTCTATCCTGGTCACGGACCAGAGCCTTTCGAGCCATTCTCGCCGCTCGCGCCCCCAGCGCCCCGGGCCCCCGGAGACTCATTGTGGACCATGCCCCCACCCGCTCACCCCGTCCCGACCCAGATGACCTCGCACGCAGCCTGCACACCCCGTTGGATCGGATCGTCGTCGAGCACGCCGATCTGATCGAGGCGATCCGCAGGCGCGTCGTCGCGGGCCAATCGGTCCCGTCCGGCAGCGTGCCCGTCGCCGCCTTCAACTCGTCCATCTGAGCGATGGTCTGCCGGTGCGGTGCGCCCGGAGCGGGCGGATCCTGCCGGCCGATCAGCCAGTTCGTGCTGAAGGTGCACAGTCGGTGCGACCTCAGCTGCGACCACTGCTACGTCTACCAGCACGCCGACCAGACCTGGCGGGGCCGACCGGTGCGGATGCCACCGGCGACGGTCCGCGCTGCCGCACGGCGCATCGCCGAGCACGCCCGCGAGCACGAGGTGCCGGACGTGCACGTGGTGCTGCACGGCGGTGAGCCGCTGCTGCTGGGTGCCGCCGGGCTGCGCGAGGTGCTGGCCGAGCTGCAGGCGGCGATCACCCCGTGGACGCGGCTCGACCTGCGCATGCAGACCAACGGTGTGCTGCTCGACGAGGAACTGTGCCAACTGCTCGTCGACTACGACGTGCGGGTCGGTGTGTCGTTCGACGGCGACCGTGCCGCCAACGACCGCCACCGGATCTTCGCCCACGGCGGCAGCAGCCACGACCAGGTCCGGCGGGCCCTGGCCCTGCTCCGGCGACCGGCGTACCGCAGCAGCTACGCCGGCATCCTCTGCACTGTCGACGTCCGCAACGATCCCGACCGGGTCTACGAGGCGCTGCTGGCCGAGAGTCCGCCCCGGGTCGACCTGCTGCTGCCCCACGCCACCTGGGACCACCCACCGGAGCGTCCCGGCCCCGGCTCCACCCCGTACGCGGACTGGCTGGGGCGGATCCACCGGCGGTGGGTGGACGACGGGCGCCCCGGGTCGATCCGGCTGTTCGAGGCGCTGATGCCGGGTGGCGGCGGCACCGAGGCGTTCGGCCTCGCGCCGGCCGACGTGCTGGTGGTCGAGGCCGACGGCACCTGGGAGCAGGTCGACTCGCTGAAGACGGCATACCATGGCGCGGCCGGCACCGGGTTCGACGTGTTCGACCATTCGGTGGACGAGGCCGCCCGGCATCCCGGGGTGGCCATCCGACAGGACGGCGTGCAGGGGCTCTGTGCCACCTGCCGGGCCTGCCCGGTGGTCGACCGTTGCGGCGGAGGCCTGTACGCCCACCGCTGGCGCACCGGCTCCGGCTTCGACAATCCCTCGGTCTACTGCGCCGACCTGCTCAGCCTGATCGACACTGTGGACGCCTACCCGGCGCCCGGCCACGTCGCGCCCAGCGTGTGGTCCGCCGCCTCTCCGGTCGACGACCTGCTGGACGACCTGGCGACCGGGCACGGGTCGCCGCAGACCGTGAGACGAATCGCCGACGACCAGTTGGCCATCACCCGGATGCTGTTGGCGGCCTGTCGGGAGTTGTCCGACAGCGCGGCCGCCTGGGAGGTGCTCGCCGACCTTGAGCTGAAGGCGCCGGAGGCGGTCCGAGCGGTCCTGGAGCACCCCTTCGTCCGCCCGTGGCTGGTGCACCGCCTCGACCCGTCGGCCCGGTCCGGCGCCCGCGCGGCTGCCGACCCCCTGCCGGCCCTCGCCGTCGCCGCGGCCGTCCGGGTGGGCGTCCCCGTCACTGTGGACGTCCCGGTGCGGGCCGACGCGATCACGGTGCCCACGCTCGGCAGCCTGCTGCTGTCCGGTCTGGGGGAGCACGCCGAGGTGACAGTCCTGCCCGGTGGGTTCCGGGTCCGGGGCGGGTCGGCGGACCGGACCGTCCTCCTCGACACGGTCGAGCCGTCGGCCGGCTGGCGACCGGTGCGCGACGTGCCGACGCCGGCTGGTCGGCTGTCCATCGAGGACGGCGATCCGTACCGGGACTGCTACGGCCAGCCGGTGGCATCGCGCCTGGACACCCCGGCCGCGCAGGCGTTGGGCCGTACCCTGGTCGAGGCCTGGCAGATCGTGCGCCGGGACGTGCCGGCGCACGCGGCGGCGCTCGACGGCGGTCTGCGCGCCGTCGTGCCGCTGGCACCCGACCCGGCGCGACCACTGCGCAGCGCGACCGCCCGGCACGCGTTCGGCGCGGTCGCCGTCACCCCCCATCCGGACCCGGAGACGATGGCGGTGCTGCTCGTGCACGAGTGGCAGCACGCGAAACTCGGTGCCGTGCTCGACCGGTACGACCTGGTGGCACCCGGGCACAGCCCCCGGATCACGGTGCCGTGGCGCCCCGACCCGCGGCCACCCGAGGGGGTCCTCCAGGGGGTGTACGCCCACCTGGCCGTCACCCAGGTGTGGCGGGCCCGGGCAGCGACCGACGGCGGGGAAGCGTCGGCGCACGCCGCCCGTTACCTGGCGTGGACCCGGGACGGCGCCGACGCGCTGCTGGCCAGCCGGTCGCTCACCACGGCCGGTGAGCGGTTCGTCGGTCAGCTGCGCCACGCCCTGGAGGAGACCGGTGTCGGGTCCCGATGAACGGCATCTGCCCGCCCTGGGCCGTCCCCACCTTGCCGACGATCTGCGGGCGTTGGGCGTACGCCCGGGTGTGTGCCTCCTGGTGCACTGCGGTCTGCGCCGGGTGGGCCCGCTGGAGCACGGTCCCGCGACCCTCGCCGGCGCCCTGCGGGACGTCCTCGGCCCGGCCGGCACGCTGCTGGTGCCCACCCAGACCGACGGCAACTCGACCACCTCCCGGGCCCACCTGGCGGCCGTCGCCGGGATGGACCGGGCGCAACGCGAGCGGTACGAGGCGGCGCTGCCGGGCTGGGACCGCCAGACCACGCCCTCGCAGCGGATGGGCGTGCTCGCCGAGTACGTCCGCTGTGCCCCCGGTGCGGTTCGCAGTGACCATCCCCAGACCTCGTTCGCCGCGCTCGGCCCTCGGGCCCGGCAGCTCACCGACGGCCACGATCTCACCTGCCACCTGGGAGAACGCTCACCGGTGGGTGGCCTGTACGCGGCCGACGGGCAGATCCTGCTGCTCGGCCTCGGTTACGAGGCGTGCAGCGCCCTGCACCTGGCCGAGTACCGGCTGCCGGTGCCGACGCCGGAGCGCGACTACCGCTGTTTCCGGCTCGTCGACGGCCGCCGCGTACGTCTCGACTTCCGCGGGCTCGACCTGGACGACCGCGACTTTCCGCGGGTGGGTGCCGCGCTCGACGGCACACCGATCGTCCGGCACGGGCGGGTCGGGCGGGCCCAGGCTCGCCTGCTGCCGGCGCGAGCCGCCGTGGACTTCGCGGTCGGCTGGTTCGCCGCGAATCGCCTGGCAGCGCAGCGTTGACGCGGGGACTACGCTGATGTTCCGGCCGCGTGGGGAGGGCGGAGGGGTGAGCACAGTGGACGCACCCTCCAGACTGCGCGCCCCGCTTTTC
This portion of the Micromonospora zamorensis genome encodes:
- a CDS encoding amino acid ABC transporter ATP-binding protein — its product is MDDVTTGEPLIVLDAVNKWFGPLHVLDDVSLSVGRGEVVVVIGPSGSGKSTLCRTINRLEPINSGTITFDGQPLPAEGKPLAKLRSEVGMVFQSFNLFAHKTILENVTLGPIKVRKEKPTAARERGLALLDRVGIANQADKFPAQLSGGQQQRAAIARALAMQPKAMLFDEPTSALDPEMVGEVLDVMTSLASDGMTMVVVTHEMGFARHAANRVIFMADGQLVEDAPPAEFFANPRSERARDFLSKILTH
- a CDS encoding DUF2277 family protein — encoded protein: MCRSIKTLREPFTPQVTDADVEAAALQYVRKISGFRAPAAHNAAAFDAAVATVAEATRTLLDQLVVRGAGSGTPDRQATASH
- the selD gene encoding selenide, water dikinase SelD, producing MTEPVRLTRYARGGGCACKIPPGELEIMVAGLGPATGTAELLVGLDHGDDAAVVRLDERTGLVSTADFFTPVVDDAYDWGRIAAANALSDVYAMGGTPLIALNLLCWPRDVLPMELAGEVLRGGQDVAREAGCHLAGGHSVDDDGPKYGLAVTGTVRPEELITLDAGRAGMPLSLTKPLGVGVLNTRHKTTGESFPEAVATMSALNRDAARAAVAAGIRCGTDVTGFGLLGHASKLARSSQVTVAIDTARVPYLAGAREALRDGHVSGGSRRNLEWVTPWTDFGAAGEGERLLLADAQTSGGLLVAGEVPGAPVVGELLPRGEHLVVLR
- a CDS encoding FxsB family cyclophane-forming radical SAM/SPASM peptide maturase, giving the protein MLKVHSRCDLSCDHCYVYQHADQTWRGRPVRMPPATVRAAARRIAEHAREHEVPDVHVVLHGGEPLLLGAAGLREVLAELQAAITPWTRLDLRMQTNGVLLDEELCQLLVDYDVRVGVSFDGDRAANDRHRIFAHGGSSHDQVRRALALLRRPAYRSSYAGILCTVDVRNDPDRVYEALLAESPPRVDLLLPHATWDHPPERPGPGSTPYADWLGRIHRRWVDDGRPGSIRLFEALMPGGGGTEAFGLAPADVLVVEADGTWEQVDSLKTAYHGAAGTGFDVFDHSVDEAARHPGVAIRQDGVQGLCATCRACPVVDRCGGGLYAHRWRTGSGFDNPSVYCADLLSLIDTVDAYPAPGHVAPSVWSAASPVDDLLDDLATGHGSPQTVRRIADDQLAITRMLLAACRELSDSAAAWEVLADLELKAPEAVRAVLEHPFVRPWLVHRLDPSARSGARAAADPLPALAVAAAVRVGVPVTVDVPVRADAITVPTLGSLLLSGLGEHAEVTVLPGGFRVRGGSADRTVLLDTVEPSAGWRPVRDVPTPAGRLSIEDGDPYRDCYGQPVASRLDTPAAQALGRTLVEAWQIVRRDVPAHAAALDGGLRAVVPLAPDPARPLRSATARHAFGAVAVTPHPDPETMAVLLVHEWQHAKLGAVLDRYDLVAPGHSPRITVPWRPDPRPPEGVLQGVYAHLAVTQVWRARAATDGGEASAHAARYLAWTRDGADALLASRSLTTAGERFVGQLRHALEETGVGSR
- a CDS encoding aminoglycoside N(3)-acetyltransferase, producing the protein MSGPDERHLPALGRPHLADDLRALGVRPGVCLLVHCGLRRVGPLEHGPATLAGALRDVLGPAGTLLVPTQTDGNSTTSRAHLAAVAGMDRAQRERYEAALPGWDRQTTPSQRMGVLAEYVRCAPGAVRSDHPQTSFAALGPRARQLTDGHDLTCHLGERSPVGGLYAADGQILLLGLGYEACSALHLAEYRLPVPTPERDYRCFRLVDGRRVRLDFRGLDLDDRDFPRVGAALDGTPIVRHGRVGRAQARLLPARAAVDFAVGWFAANRLAAQR